Proteins encoded by one window of Musa acuminata AAA Group cultivar baxijiao chromosome BXJ2-9, Cavendish_Baxijiao_AAA, whole genome shotgun sequence:
- the LOC135622782 gene encoding patellin-3-like codes for MAMETRPDEPEAAPAKEVVVAEVLSAEKEVVDKETSPEAAIEADTPGKKPALEAALAAEAEEEAGEKKAAVQEVEAKESSVVAADREDPEKKALDELKQLVRAALSNKEFSPPPPAPAPPAPATADAAVVPTEELTSKAEEVKAEEETATTAVVESPKAVVEEPAPSIKEEEAEVPAPTLPTTEENAVVGDDDGAKTVEAIEETVVPVAAPPPAVDDAPAAESPKEKENEKPAAPAGAAPSLPPAEEIFIWGVPLLGDERSDTVLLKFLRARDFKVKEAMTMLKNAVLWRKEFGIEELLNEDLGIPEMEKVVFMHGIDKEGHPVCYNVYGEFQNKELYAAAFADEEKRKQFLRWRIQYLEKGIRNMLDFNPEGVSTMVQVTDLKNSIGLAKKELRQALDLLQDNYPEFAAKQVFINVPWWYLAFNRMISPFFTQRTKSKFVFAGPSKSAETLFKYIAPEQVPVQFGGLSKENDPDFSTSDAATEITIKPSMKQAIEILVTEPCLLVWELRVLGWDVSYGAEFVPTAEDGYTVIVRKARKLVATNDPVVKDSFKIGDAGKVVVTVDNTSSKKKKLLYRYKTKSSTDSI; via the exons ATGGCCATGGAGACCAGACCCGACGAGCCAGAGGCGGCACCCGCTAAAGAGGTTGTCGTCGCTGAGGTGCTGTCGGCGGAGAAGGAGGTTGTCGACAAAGAGACGTCGCCAGAGGCTGCCATTGAGGCGGACACACCGGGCAAGAAACCAGCTTTGGAAGCGGCGCTGGCTgccgaggcggaggaggaggcggggGAGAAGAAGGCCGCCGTGCAGGAGGTGGAGGCGAAGGAGAGCAGCGTTGTTGCGGCGGACCGGGAGGACCCCGAGAAAAAGGCCCTCGACGAGCTCAAGCAGCTCGTCCGGGCTGCCCTCTCCAATAAGGAGTTCTCCCCTCCTCCTCCCGCTCCGGCTCCGCCGGCTCCCGCCACAGCCGATGCCGCCGTCGTGCCGACGGAGGAGCTTACCTCCAAAGCGGAGGAGGTTAAGGCTGAAGAAGAAACCGCTACTACAGCCGTGGTGGAATCTCCGAAGGCTGTGGTGGAAGAGCCGGCCCCATCGATCAAGGAGGAAGAGGCCGAGGTGCCAGCTCCGACGCTTCCGACGACGGAGGAGAACGCCGTCGTAGGAGATGACGACGGAGCCAAGACCGTCGAGGCCATAGAGGAAACCGTCGTGCCCGTCGCCGCTCCACCACCTGCAGTAGACGATGCGCCGGCGGCAGAATCCCCGAAGGAGAAGGAAAACGAGAAGCCAGCTGCTCCTGCAGGCGCCGCGCCGTCTCTGCCGCCGGCAGAGGAGATCTTCATATGGGGCGTCCCGCTCCTCGGCGACGAGAGGAGCGACACCGTTCTCCTCAAGTTCCTCCGCGCCCGGGACTTCAAGGTGAAGGAAGCCATGACCATGCTCAAGAACGCCGTGCTCTGGAGGAAGGAGTTCGGCATCGAGGAGCTCCTCAACGAGGACCTTGGCATCCCGGAGATGGAGAAGGTGGTGTTCATGCACGGCATCGACAAGGAGGGCCACCCCGTGTGCTACAACGTCTACGGGGAGTTCCAAAACAAGGAGCTTTACGCTGCGGCCTTCGCCGACGAAGAGAAGCGGAAGCAATTCTTGCGATGGAGGATTCAGTACCTGGAGAAGGGGATAAGGAACATGCTGGACTTCAATCCGGAAGGGGTATCAACCATGGTTCAAGTCACGGATCTCAAGAACTCAATCGGGTTGGCGAAGAAGGAGCTCCGCCAGGCTCTCGACCTGCTTCAAGACAATTATCCTGAGTTTGCGGCCAAGCAG GTATTTATCAATGTCCCATGGTGGTACCTGGCTTTCAACCGGATGATTAGCCCCTTCTTCACACAGAGGACCAAGAGCAAGTTTGTTTTCGCAGGGCCATCAAAATCAGCTGAGACCCTTTTCAA ATACATTGCTCCTGAGCAAGTCCCAGTTCAGTTTGGAGGCCTTAGCAAGGAGAACGACCCAGATTTCAGCACTTCCGATGCTGCAACGGAGATCACCATTAAGCCATCAATGAAGCAAGCTATAGAAATTCTAGTTACTGAG CCATGCCTTCTCGTCTGGGAGCTCCGTGTTCTAGGCTGGGATGTCAGCTATGGTGCTGAGTTTGTGCCCACCGCAGAAGATGGATACACAGTGATCGTGCGGAAGGCGAGGAAGCTGGTCGCGACCAATGACCCGGTGGTGAAGGACAGTTTCAAGATTGGGGACGCCGGCAAGGTGGTTGTCACGGTGGACAACACCAgctctaaaaagaagaagctccTCTATAGATATAAGACCAAGAGCTCTACTGATTCCATCTGA